From a single Natronorubrum tibetense GA33 genomic region:
- a CDS encoding DUF7475 family protein, which translates to MGTSHTANPESVFNRPSNPIGYLAIFMALITGILHLVASTNAIEMSLLLAVLFILNGLGFIGGAILYVTRFWRRWLFLVAALYAIVTILALFPVQGWGVEAFYMQGNLNPFAVITKAAEAVLAVCATYLYLTSGG; encoded by the coding sequence ATGGGAACAAGCCATACGGCGAATCCAGAATCGGTTTTCAACCGCCCGTCCAACCCGATCGGGTATCTCGCCATTTTCATGGCACTCATAACGGGTATACTACATTTGGTGGCATCGACGAACGCGATCGAAATGAGCCTGCTACTCGCCGTTCTCTTTATCCTCAACGGCCTCGGGTTTATCGGAGGAGCTATTCTTTATGTAACCCGGTTTTGGCGACGGTGGTTGTTCCTCGTCGCGGCACTATACGCGATCGTAACGATTCTGGCACTCTTTCCGGTACAAGGATGGGGAGTAGAAGCCTTCTACATGCAAGGAAACCTCAACCCATTCGCGGTGATCACAAAAGCTGCTGAAGCAGTGCTTGCTGTCTGTGCGACTTATCTTTATCTGACCAGTGGTGGATAA
- the acnA gene encoding aconitate hydratase AcnA: MAIDEFSDAIREFEHDGETYKMADLTVLEEQGLCDLEKLPVSIRVLLEAVLRNADGDMISAQDVENAASWQPEVPDVEVPFQPSRVVLQDLTGVPAVVDLAALRSAADRADKDPSIVEPEVPCDLVIDHSVQVDYFGSEDAYEQNVELEYERNEERYRAIKWAEQAFEDFNVVPPGTGIVHQVNLEHLGEVVHAREEDGEQWLLPDTLVGTDSHTPMINGIGVVGWGVGGIEAEAALLGQPITMTLPEVVGVELTGELPEGATATDLVLHITEKLRQVGVVDKFVEFYGDGVSQLSVADRATISNMSPEHGCTISMFPVDEKTLDYLELTGRDEDHIELVREYLEAQGLFGDHDPEFTETVEFDLGSVEPSLAGHKKPHARIPMGDLDEHFPTLLEEQGVIPSGAAESDGGLVAKEQPGLDEKIPVTLEDGTEVEIGHGSVLVSAITSCTNTSNPSVMVAAGLLARNALEQGLDVPDYVKTSLAPGSKVVTEYLKQADLLEDLEGLGYHVVGYGCTTCIGNAGPLAEPIEAAIDEHDLWTTSVLSGNRNFEARIHPKIRANYLASPPLVVAYGLAGKMDIDLETEPIGTNDDGEEIFLEDIWPDPEEVRQTIHESVSAELFKDKYASVFEGDDRWEALDAPTGDVYEWDSESTYIREPPFFQDFPLEEPGVEDIADARCLLTLGDTVTTDHISPAGPFSEDLPAGQWLSERGVEPYEFNTYGSRRGNHEVMMRGTFANVRIENQLLDGKEGGYTIHHPTEEETTVFEASERYRDEDTPLIVMAGEELGTGSSRDWAAKGTDLLGIRATIGQSYERIYRDNLLGMGVLPLQFEDGEGWEELGLDGSEYFDIKGLDDGLEPNAELTVVAEDDDGETTEFDVTAQVGTPAAVKYVENGGVLHLVLRRMLTE; the protein is encoded by the coding sequence ATGGCAATTGATGAGTTCTCGGACGCGATCCGGGAGTTTGAACACGACGGCGAGACGTACAAGATGGCAGATCTCACAGTACTCGAGGAGCAGGGGCTCTGTGACCTCGAGAAACTGCCGGTGAGTATCCGCGTGCTGCTCGAGGCGGTCCTCCGAAATGCGGACGGCGACATGATCTCGGCACAGGACGTCGAAAACGCGGCCTCCTGGCAGCCCGAGGTTCCGGACGTCGAGGTTCCTTTCCAGCCGTCCCGCGTGGTTCTTCAGGACCTGACCGGCGTTCCGGCGGTCGTCGACCTCGCGGCGCTCCGATCGGCCGCGGACCGCGCGGACAAGGACCCCTCGATCGTCGAACCCGAAGTGCCCTGTGACCTCGTGATCGACCACAGCGTACAGGTCGACTACTTCGGCAGCGAGGACGCCTACGAACAGAACGTCGAACTCGAGTACGAGCGAAACGAAGAGCGATATCGTGCGATCAAGTGGGCCGAACAGGCCTTCGAGGACTTCAACGTCGTCCCGCCGGGGACGGGGATCGTTCACCAGGTCAACTTGGAGCACCTCGGCGAGGTCGTCCACGCGCGCGAAGAGGACGGCGAGCAGTGGCTCCTGCCCGACACCCTCGTCGGCACGGACAGCCACACGCCGATGATCAACGGCATCGGCGTCGTCGGCTGGGGCGTCGGCGGGATCGAGGCCGAAGCAGCCCTTCTGGGCCAGCCGATCACCATGACCCTCCCCGAGGTCGTCGGAGTCGAACTCACGGGTGAACTCCCCGAGGGCGCAACCGCGACGGACCTCGTGCTCCACATCACGGAGAAGCTCCGCCAAGTCGGCGTCGTCGACAAGTTCGTCGAATTCTACGGCGACGGCGTCTCTCAGCTCTCGGTCGCCGACCGCGCGACCATCTCGAACATGTCGCCCGAGCACGGCTGTACAATCTCTATGTTCCCCGTCGACGAGAAGACGCTCGACTACCTCGAGCTGACCGGTCGCGACGAGGACCACATCGAACTCGTCCGCGAGTATTTGGAAGCACAGGGCCTGTTCGGCGACCACGATCCGGAGTTTACCGAGACGGTCGAGTTCGACCTCGGCTCCGTCGAGCCCAGCCTCGCGGGCCACAAGAAGCCCCACGCTCGCATCCCGATGGGCGACTTAGACGAGCACTTCCCGACGCTGCTCGAAGAGCAGGGCGTCATTCCCTCGGGTGCCGCAGAGAGCGACGGCGGACTCGTCGCGAAAGAACAGCCCGGACTCGACGAGAAGATCCCCGTCACGCTCGAGGACGGCACCGAGGTCGAGATCGGCCACGGCTCCGTCCTCGTCAGCGCGATCACGAGCTGTACGAACACCTCGAACCCGTCCGTAATGGTCGCGGCCGGCCTGCTCGCACGCAACGCACTCGAACAGGGCCTCGACGTCCCCGACTACGTCAAGACCAGTCTCGCACCCGGCAGCAAGGTCGTCACGGAGTACCTCAAACAGGCCGACCTGCTCGAGGACCTCGAGGGCTTGGGCTACCACGTCGTCGGCTACGGCTGTACGACCTGTATCGGTAATGCTGGCCCGCTGGCGGAGCCGATCGAGGCCGCCATCGACGAACACGACCTCTGGACGACCAGCGTCCTCTCGGGTAACCGGAACTTCGAGGCCCGAATCCACCCGAAAATCCGCGCGAACTACCTCGCCAGCCCGCCGCTGGTCGTCGCCTACGGCCTCGCGGGCAAGATGGACATCGACCTCGAGACCGAGCCGATCGGCACGAACGACGACGGCGAGGAAATCTTCCTCGAAGATATCTGGCCGGATCCGGAAGAGGTTCGCCAAACGATCCACGAGAGCGTCTCCGCCGAACTGTTCAAAGACAAGTACGCGAGCGTCTTCGAAGGCGACGACCGCTGGGAAGCGCTCGACGCACCCACCGGCGACGTCTACGAGTGGGATTCGGAGTCGACCTACATCCGCGAGCCGCCGTTCTTCCAGGACTTCCCGCTCGAGGAACCCGGCGTCGAAGACATCGCGGACGCGCGCTGTTTACTCACGCTCGGTGACACGGTCACGACCGACCACATCAGTCCGGCCGGACCGTTCAGCGAGGATCTGCCCGCCGGCCAGTGGCTCTCCGAGCGCGGCGTCGAACCGTACGAGTTCAACACCTACGGCTCCCGCCGCGGGAACCACGAGGTCATGATGCGTGGCACCTTCGCGAACGTCCGCATCGAGAACCAGTTGTTAGACGGGAAGGAGGGTGGCTACACGATTCACCACCCGACCGAAGAAGAGACCACCGTCTTCGAAGCCTCCGAGCGCTACCGCGACGAGGACACGCCGCTCATCGTCATGGCCGGCGAAGAGCTCGGGACCGGCTCGAGTCGCGACTGGGCAGCCAAAGGGACCGACCTGCTCGGCATCCGCGCGACCATCGGTCAGAGCTACGAGCGGATCTACCGTGACAACCTCCTCGGCATGGGCGTCCTGCCGCTGCAGTTCGAGGACGGTGAGGGCTGGGAGGAACTCGGCCTCGACGGCTCGGAGTACTTCGACATCAAGGGACTCGACGACGGCCTCGAGCCGAACGCCGAACTCACCGTCGTCGCCGAGGACGACGACGGCGAGACGACCGAGTTCGACGTGACCGCACAGGTCGGCACCCCCGCCGCAGTCAAGTACGTCGAAAACGGCGGCGTACTTCACCTCGTGCTCCGCCGCATGCTGACGGAGTAA
- a CDS encoding HdeD family acid-resistance protein, giving the protein MSTETTEESYAEFPLDVDWQLIGITGGIVAVLGVLAIAFPLATGLSVTYALSALLIVSGLVHGAAAFSNRGWSGTVWQLVLAAVAVLAGIVLLANPVLGLASLTVLVIGYLLVDGLVELAASIRMSGQEGRGYIAASGVLSLVLAGFLWAGFPADSAWVVGLLVGVSLLMTGFSMVLVSMSGRRIEKDLDAGVVGSRKA; this is encoded by the coding sequence ATGTCAACAGAAACTACTGAGGAGTCGTACGCCGAGTTCCCGCTCGATGTCGACTGGCAACTGATCGGGATCACCGGCGGTATCGTGGCAGTACTCGGCGTACTCGCAATCGCGTTCCCCCTCGCGACAGGGCTCTCCGTAACCTACGCGCTGAGTGCCCTCCTCATCGTGAGTGGACTCGTTCACGGGGCGGCCGCGTTCTCGAACCGCGGCTGGAGCGGCACGGTCTGGCAACTCGTGCTCGCCGCCGTCGCCGTCCTCGCGGGTATCGTCCTCCTCGCGAATCCGGTCCTCGGACTCGCGTCGCTTACCGTCCTCGTCATCGGCTACTTGCTCGTCGACGGACTGGTGGAACTCGCCGCGAGCATCCGGATGAGCGGGCAGGAGGGGAGAGGCTACATCGCAGCTAGCGGGGTCCTCTCGCTCGTCCTCGCCGGATTCCTCTGGGCCGGATTCCCCGCTGACTCGGCCTGGGTCGTCGGGCTGCTCGTCGGCGTGAGTCTGCTCATGACCGGGTTCTCGATGGTCCTCGTCTCCATGTCCGGTCGCCGGATCGAGAAAGACCTCGATGCGGGCGTGGTCGGATCGCGAAAGGCTTGA
- a CDS encoding thioredoxin domain-containing protein, protein MTNPTQRNRLDEEESPYLRQHADNPVNWQPWDDQALEEARERDVPIFLSIGYSACHWCHVMEDESFADEEVADLLNENFVPIKVDREERPDVDSIYMTVAQLVTGRGGWPLSAWLTPQGKPFYVGTYFPKEAKRGQPGFLDVLEQLANSWEQDRDEVENRAQQWTDAAKDRLEETPDSVAQAEPPSSEVLTTAADAALRSADRQHGGFGSGGPKFPQPSRLHVLARAYDRTGREQFREVLEESLDAMAAGGLYDHVGGGFHRYCVDADWTVPHFEKMLYDNAEIPRAFLAGYQLTGDDRYAEVTAETLEFVDRELTHEEGGFFSTLDAQSKTEDGEKEEGVFYVWTPDEISEVLEEETDAELFCARYDITESGNFEGTNQPNRVRSIPDLADEFDLAEDDTEQRLESARKALFEARERRPRPNRDEKVLASWNGLLINTCAEAALVLGEDEYAEMGVDALDFVRERLWDADEGRLARRYKDGDVKVDGYLEDYAFLARGALRCYEATGDVDHLAFALDLARTIEAEFWDEERGTLYFTPESGESLVTRPQELDDQSTPSATGVALETLLALDGFAADENFEKIASTVLETHANRIEANSLQHASLCLAADRLEAGALEITIAADELPAAWRDRFAAEYRPDRLFALRPPTAEGLESWLEQLGLEEAPAIWAGREARDGEPTLYVCRDRTCSPPTHDIEDALEWLGDNANAVESDSTSLDEPESPF, encoded by the coding sequence ATGACCAACCCGACCCAGCGCAATCGGCTCGATGAAGAGGAGAGCCCCTATCTGCGCCAGCACGCGGACAACCCCGTCAACTGGCAGCCGTGGGACGACCAGGCCCTCGAGGAAGCCAGAGAACGCGACGTGCCGATCTTCCTCTCGATCGGCTACTCGGCGTGTCACTGGTGTCACGTCATGGAAGACGAGAGCTTCGCGGACGAGGAGGTCGCCGACCTGCTCAACGAGAACTTCGTCCCGATCAAGGTCGATCGCGAGGAGCGCCCGGACGTCGACAGCATCTACATGACCGTCGCCCAGCTCGTCACCGGTCGGGGCGGCTGGCCCCTCTCCGCGTGGCTCACGCCCCAGGGAAAGCCGTTCTACGTCGGGACCTACTTCCCGAAGGAGGCCAAGCGAGGCCAGCCCGGCTTCCTCGACGTCCTCGAGCAACTCGCGAACTCCTGGGAGCAGGACCGAGACGAGGTCGAGAACCGCGCCCAGCAGTGGACCGACGCGGCGAAAGACCGACTCGAGGAGACGCCCGACTCCGTGGCCCAGGCGGAGCCGCCCTCGAGCGAGGTGCTCACTACGGCGGCCGACGCCGCGCTCCGGAGTGCGGACCGCCAGCACGGCGGTTTCGGCTCCGGCGGGCCGAAATTCCCTCAGCCCTCGAGACTCCACGTCCTCGCCCGCGCGTACGACCGGACGGGTCGCGAACAGTTTCGCGAGGTACTCGAGGAGTCCTTAGACGCGATGGCCGCGGGCGGGCTATACGACCACGTCGGCGGTGGCTTTCACCGCTACTGCGTCGACGCCGACTGGACGGTCCCGCACTTCGAGAAGATGCTGTACGACAACGCGGAGATTCCGCGCGCGTTCCTTGCGGGCTATCAGCTGACGGGCGACGACAGGTACGCCGAGGTGACGGCGGAAACCCTCGAGTTCGTCGATCGAGAGCTGACCCACGAGGAGGGCGGCTTCTTCAGTACGCTCGACGCCCAGAGCAAGACGGAAGACGGCGAGAAAGAGGAGGGCGTCTTCTACGTGTGGACACCGGACGAAATAAGCGAGGTGCTCGAGGAAGAGACGGACGCGGAACTGTTCTGCGCCCGCTACGACATTACCGAGTCGGGCAACTTCGAGGGGACGAACCAGCCCAACCGCGTCCGTTCGATTCCGGATCTCGCCGACGAGTTCGACCTCGCGGAAGACGATACCGAACAGCGACTCGAGTCCGCCCGCAAAGCACTGTTCGAAGCCCGCGAACGACGCCCGCGCCCCAACCGCGACGAGAAGGTACTCGCGAGCTGGAACGGCCTGCTGATTAACACCTGCGCCGAAGCGGCGCTCGTCCTGGGCGAGGACGAGTACGCCGAGATGGGCGTTGACGCCCTCGATTTCGTCCGAGAACGGCTCTGGGATGCGGACGAGGGGCGTCTCGCACGGCGCTACAAGGACGGGGATGTCAAGGTCGACGGCTACCTCGAGGACTACGCCTTCCTCGCTCGCGGTGCCCTCCGGTGTTACGAGGCGACCGGAGACGTGGATCACCTCGCGTTCGCGCTCGACCTCGCGCGAACCATCGAGGCCGAGTTCTGGGACGAGGAACGCGGAACGCTCTACTTTACCCCCGAGAGCGGCGAGTCGCTCGTCACCCGACCCCAGGAACTCGACGACCAGTCGACGCCGTCCGCGACCGGCGTCGCGCTCGAAACCCTGCTCGCACTCGACGGTTTTGCCGCCGACGAAAACTTCGAGAAGATCGCGTCGACCGTCCTCGAGACCCACGCAAACCGGATCGAGGCGAACTCGCTCCAGCACGCCTCGCTCTGTCTCGCCGCGGATCGACTCGAGGCGGGCGCACTCGAGATCACCATCGCCGCGGACGAACTCCCCGCGGCGTGGCGCGACCGCTTTGCGGCGGAGTACCGTCCCGATCGGCTGTTCGCCCTTCGACCGCCGACCGCGGAAGGGCTGGAGTCCTGGCTCGAGCAATTAGGACTCGAAGAGGCCCCCGCGATCTGGGCCGGTCGCGAGGCCCGCGACGGCGAGCCAACGCTGTACGTCTGCCGAGATCGGACGTGTTCGCCGCCGACGCACGATATCGAGGACGCGCTCGAGTGGTTGGGCGACAACGCTAACGCTGTCGAATCGGATAGCACATCGCTCGACGAGCCGGAGAGTCCGTTCTAA
- a CDS encoding TlpA family protein disulfide reductase, with protein sequence MSLETMQPNPTWDEASYQEAVDTLTAHNDELVYKVWGGDWCKDCRKLLPDLGAALEAAGVPDDRIEEFALDKDKQGPGVSEYDIEYIPTVVVETDDGEAVTRFVESEDLPPAIWLAEQLEKEL encoded by the coding sequence ATGAGTCTCGAGACCATGCAGCCGAATCCGACGTGGGACGAAGCCTCCTACCAGGAGGCTGTCGACACGCTCACAGCGCACAACGACGAACTGGTATACAAGGTATGGGGCGGCGACTGGTGTAAGGACTGCCGGAAACTGCTTCCGGATCTGGGGGCCGCACTCGAGGCTGCCGGCGTCCCAGACGACCGAATCGAGGAGTTTGCGCTCGACAAGGACAAACAGGGCCCCGGCGTCTCCGAATACGACATCGAGTACATCCCGACCGTCGTCGTCGAGACCGACGACGGAGAAGCAGTGACGCGATTTGTCGAGTCGGAGGATCTCCCGCCGGCGATCTGGTTAGCCGAGCAACTTGAGAAAGAGCTCTAG
- a CDS encoding Leu/Phe/Val dehydrogenase — MVFDSTAHSDHEQVSYFTDPETGLQAIVAIHDTTLGPSLGGTRMLDYASEDAALEDVLRLSHAMTYKAAAADLPLGGGKAVILGDPDDLSSEALFEAYGRAVDCLAGRYITSVDVNSGVEDMDVVARETDHVVGTSDGLGDPSPITAHGVFHGIRACAESVYGTRSMDGRDVVIQGLGKVGRSLAEELLADGASVTVTDVDTEAVDAFAEEYDVETIDPEAVYSQSCDVFAPCAVGGVVNDETIPQLDCDIVAGGANNILAERRHAAVLREQDILYAPDYVINGAGLITVAKEYLGGTREEAYEEAAALGDRLLEMIELADERDTTVLDAADAYAENRIEGGERMPTIPT; from the coding sequence ATGGTATTCGACTCGACCGCTCACTCGGATCACGAGCAGGTATCGTACTTTACGGACCCCGAAACCGGGCTACAGGCGATCGTTGCGATCCACGACACGACGCTCGGACCGAGCCTCGGCGGGACGCGAATGCTCGATTACGCCTCCGAAGATGCCGCCCTCGAGGACGTGTTGCGACTCTCCCACGCGATGACGTACAAAGCGGCCGCGGCCGACCTCCCGCTGGGCGGCGGAAAAGCGGTTATCCTCGGCGATCCCGACGATCTCTCGAGCGAGGCCCTGTTCGAGGCCTACGGCCGGGCCGTCGACTGTCTCGCGGGCCGCTACATCACGTCGGTCGACGTCAACTCCGGCGTCGAGGATATGGACGTGGTCGCTCGAGAGACCGACCACGTCGTCGGAACGAGCGATGGGTTGGGCGATCCGTCGCCGATCACGGCTCACGGCGTCTTTCACGGAATCAGAGCCTGCGCGGAGTCCGTCTACGGAACGCGGTCGATGGACGGCCGCGATGTCGTGATCCAGGGGCTCGGTAAAGTCGGCCGATCGCTCGCCGAGGAACTGCTCGCCGACGGAGCCTCGGTAACGGTTACCGACGTCGACACCGAGGCCGTCGATGCATTCGCCGAGGAGTACGACGTCGAAACTATCGATCCAGAAGCGGTCTACAGCCAGTCTTGCGATGTCTTTGCACCCTGTGCCGTCGGCGGTGTTGTCAACGACGAGACGATCCCGCAACTCGACTGTGACATCGTCGCAGGCGGGGCGAACAACATCCTCGCCGAACGACGACACGCGGCCGTGCTTCGGGAGCAGGACATTCTGTACGCCCCGGACTACGTGATCAACGGTGCCGGGCTGATCACGGTCGCCAAGGAGTATCTTGGCGGGACCCGCGAGGAAGCCTACGAGGAGGCGGCCGCACTCGGTGACCGGCTGCTCGAGATGATCGAACTCGCCGACGAGCGGGACACGACGGTGCTCGACGCGGCCGACGCGTACGCCGAAAACCGCATCGAGGGCGGCGAACGGATGCCGACGATTCCGACGTAA
- a CDS encoding PLP-dependent cysteine synthase family protein: MKGSILDTIGSPLVQVDSPEGVTVAAKVESFNPGGSAKDRPALQMIRAAERDGTIEPGDRLVEPTSGNTGIGLALVCAARDYDLTIVMPSDKSAERRRIMAAYGADLELVDGNMETARARADELEAEGAIQLGQFENPANPEAHYQTTGNEIVEQVGDREIDAFVAGVGTGGTISGTGRRLREEFPEMDIVAVEPATNAVLSTGEAGDDDFQGMGPGFVSDNLDLDLIDRVETVELEEAEAECRRLAREEGVLVGQSSGATSLISQQIAREIAEPTLDCPEVPGAFDEPAATPEPDGGEQLDDCPLVVTVFWDSGERYLSTGLFD, translated from the coding sequence ATGAAAGGGAGTATCCTGGACACGATCGGCTCGCCGCTCGTCCAGGTCGACTCGCCGGAAGGCGTGACCGTCGCCGCGAAGGTCGAATCCTTCAATCCCGGCGGCTCGGCCAAAGATCGGCCGGCCCTCCAGATGATCCGGGCGGCCGAACGCGACGGCACGATCGAACCCGGCGACCGGCTCGTCGAACCGACCAGCGGAAACACTGGAATCGGTCTCGCGCTGGTCTGTGCGGCCCGAGACTACGATCTGACGATCGTGATGCCGTCGGACAAATCCGCGGAACGTCGCCGAATCATGGCAGCCTACGGCGCCGACCTCGAGTTAGTCGACGGCAACATGGAAACGGCCCGCGCTCGAGCCGACGAACTCGAGGCGGAGGGTGCGATCCAGCTAGGCCAGTTCGAGAACCCGGCAAATCCCGAGGCTCATTACCAGACGACCGGGAACGAGATCGTCGAACAGGTCGGCGACCGCGAGATCGACGCCTTCGTCGCCGGCGTCGGCACCGGCGGCACGATTTCGGGCACCGGCCGCCGACTCCGCGAGGAGTTCCCGGAGATGGATATCGTCGCCGTCGAACCGGCCACGAACGCCGTCCTCTCGACGGGCGAGGCCGGCGACGACGACTTCCAGGGGATGGGACCTGGCTTCGTCAGCGACAACCTCGATCTCGACCTGATCGATCGCGTCGAGACCGTCGAACTCGAGGAGGCCGAAGCCGAGTGTCGTCGCCTCGCACGCGAGGAAGGCGTCCTCGTCGGCCAATCCAGCGGCGCGACGAGTCTGATCTCACAACAGATCGCTCGCGAAATCGCCGAGCCTACCCTCGACTGTCCCGAGGTGCCGGGCGCGTTCGACGAACCGGCCGCGACGCCGGAGCCGGACGGTGGCGAACAACTCGACGACTGCCCGCTCGTCGTGACTGTCTTCTGGGACAGCGGCGAGCGATACCTCTCGACGGGGCTGTTCGACTGA
- a CDS encoding DUF5804 family protein, producing the protein MTRVCLIGTADCNLQYELLSRETSREALSTYDLERPFENSIALQTVSVGAAISLLNDLNWYLTRFVDEALVQEPSVSDDEWLSRPLATELRNGAVESAETAEFCKIYGLERVGPEPDGTEQSSAASDGGTPAGAATASAESAETSDPDADGESDSSPADGTESSDTVGFVGSQWRLVEPLYVRRTDGELPEYDLRDVEETLVVRLTEAEHAP; encoded by the coding sequence GTGACGCGCGTCTGTCTCATCGGGACGGCCGACTGTAACCTCCAGTACGAACTCCTCTCCCGGGAGACGTCCCGCGAGGCGCTCTCGACGTACGACCTCGAGCGCCCCTTCGAGAACTCGATCGCCCTCCAGACGGTCAGCGTCGGCGCTGCTATCTCGCTGTTGAACGACCTGAACTGGTATCTCACTCGCTTCGTCGACGAAGCGCTCGTCCAGGAACCCAGCGTCAGCGACGACGAGTGGCTCTCGCGGCCGCTCGCCACGGAACTCCGCAACGGCGCCGTCGAATCGGCCGAAACGGCCGAGTTCTGCAAGATCTACGGTCTCGAGCGAGTCGGACCGGAGCCGGACGGCACGGAACAGTCGAGCGCGGCGAGCGACGGTGGGACCCCTGCCGGAGCGGCGACGGCATCGGCCGAGTCGGCTGAGACGAGTGACCCGGATGCCGACGGCGAGTCCGACTCGAGTCCGGCCGACGGAACCGAGTCGAGCGATACTGTAGGGTTCGTCGGCTCGCAGTGGCGTCTCGTCGAACCGCTGTACGTCCGCCGAACCGACGGCGAACTTCCGGAGTACGACCTTCGTGATGTCGAGGAGACGCTGGTCGTTCGACTCACCGAAGCCGAACACGCACCTTGA
- a CDS encoding helix-turn-helix domain-containing protein, which produces MSVILEFSIEPEEFVLGQALSSTPNVVLELERIVPTENEIMPFVWATGNDLPSFESTVRGSKYVKELLAVDRIGKSGLYRIEWEDHDDDGLLTGIAATEATVLEGRANGNWMFRLRFNDHEKLTTLYNYLTDHEITVHVERTYTLTEDSDRGHRFGLSEEQREALVLALRNGYFETPSEADLDELGAELDISRQALSDRIRRGNEKILRRVLLSSVADFD; this is translated from the coding sequence ATGAGCGTTATTCTGGAGTTTTCCATCGAACCGGAGGAGTTCGTTCTCGGGCAGGCCCTGTCGAGCACGCCGAACGTCGTCCTCGAACTCGAGCGCATCGTCCCGACCGAGAACGAGATCATGCCGTTCGTCTGGGCGACCGGCAACGACCTGCCGTCGTTCGAGTCGACGGTTCGGGGGAGCAAGTACGTCAAGGAGCTGTTAGCCGTCGACAGGATCGGCAAGAGCGGCCTCTACCGCATCGAATGGGAGGACCACGACGACGACGGCCTGCTGACGGGCATCGCCGCCACGGAGGCGACCGTCCTCGAGGGCCGCGCGAACGGGAACTGGATGTTCCGCCTGCGGTTCAACGACCACGAGAAGCTCACGACGCTCTACAACTATCTGACGGACCACGAGATCACCGTCCACGTCGAGCGAACGTACACGCTGACCGAGGACTCGGATCGCGGCCACCGCTTTGGCCTCTCCGAAGAACAGCGCGAGGCGCTCGTCCTCGCGCTCCGAAACGGCTACTTCGAGACGCCGAGCGAGGCCGATCTCGACGAACTGGGGGCGGAGCTCGACATCAGCCGTCAAGCGCTCTCCGATCGGATTCGCCGCGGCAACGAAAAGATTCTTCGGCGAGTATTGTTATCGTCTGTCGCGGATTTCGACTGA